A DNA window from Coffea arabica cultivar ET-39 chromosome 6c, Coffea Arabica ET-39 HiFi, whole genome shotgun sequence contains the following coding sequences:
- the LOC113694035 gene encoding multiple C2 domain and transmembrane region protein 16, protein MGTVRKLIVEVVDARNLPPKDGHGTCSPYVILDFYGQRKKTRTVIRDLNPAWNETLEFNVGKPSDVLGDMLELEMYHDRKVGPTTRNHFLGRLKLSSRQFVRKGEEALIYYPLEKKTLFSWIQGEIGLKIYFADEVIPPPGPPALPTPPPEEAKPEQTSQTPAAAEEASPEAAAAPPSDSPPPPPEATEPVCEKPDAASETNPEQPKEPASGGEKPATEQPPVPPAEAAPPPETASVSSDVADHEKQDVAPDHLPAQEGTDPVDLSPQQTVQLDNGLDHMMASVASGSMAEVKINNINGPQPISRVSSVSSFLSDASDRSTIERSSFDLVEKMHYLFVRVVKARSLPTMGRPVVKIVVSGCHIISKPARKTTLFEWDQTFAFSRDAPDCSSILEISVWDPIHAMSGGGSADVAGHNFLGGICFDVSEIPLRDPPDSPLAPQWYRLEGGGAHKGDLMLATWVGTQADESFPEAWKTDTAGNPNSKSKVYQSPKLWYLRSTIIEAQDIFPLMSSKESSFQVKVQLGFQVQKTKSSVSSNGSPSWNEDLVFVAAEPFTEHPLMFSLIENRQPKEQVMLGVASIPLASIERRVDDRNVVSRWLTLEDPKEAKRAYKGRVHLKLCFDGGYHVMDEAAHVCSDYRPTARQLWKPPIGTVELGVIGCRNLLPMKTIKGKGSTDAYAVAKYGSKWVRTRTISDSLDPKWNEQYTWRVYDPSTVLTIGVFDSWEVLESDGSKESMRPDFRIGKVRIRISTLGTGKVYRNTFPLFLLSNNSGLKKMGEIELAVRFARATPTLDFLHVYSQPLLPMMHHTKPLGMVQQEVLRTTAVKMVAAHLSRSEPPLRREVVTYMLDADSHAFSMRKVRANWFRIINVIAGVTDVVKWLDDTRSWKNPTATILVHALLVMLVWFPDLIVPTFAFYVFVVGAWNYRVRPRDSLPHFDPKLSLAESIDRDEVDEEFDAMPCARANEVVRARYDKLRMLGARVQTVLGDFATQGERLQALVAWRDPRATGIFIGLCFGVSFILCLVPSKMIAMAFGFYYLRHPIFRDRMPSPALNFFRRLPSLSDRML, encoded by the coding sequence ATGGGCACGGTAAGGAAACTCATTGTTGAGGTGGTCGATGCACGTAACCTTCCACCAAAAGACGGTCACGGGACGTGCAGTCCTTACGTGATTCTTGATTTTTATGGTCAGAGAAAGAAGACAAGGACAGTGATCCGGGACTTGAATCCAGCATGGAACGAAACTCTCGAGTTCAACGTTGGCAAACCATCCGATGTTTTAGGTGACATGCTTGAACTGGAGATGTATCACGATCGAAAAGTCGGACCTACCACCAGGAATCATTTCTTGGGTAGATTAAAGTTAAGCTCAAGGCAGTTCGTCAGGAAAGGTGAGGAGGCGTTGATTTATTATCCGCTGGAGAAGAAGACTTTGTTTAGTTGGATTCAAGGTGAGATTGGGCTGAAGATTTATTTTGCCGATGAAGTTATACCCCCACCTGGACCACCAGCCTTACCAACTCCACCACCGGAGGAGGCCAAGCCCGAGCAAACTTCACAAACACCGGCCGCCGCAGAAGAAGCTTCACCCGAGGCAGCAGCTGCACCTCCTTCTGATTCACcaccacctccccctgaggcaaCTGAACCGGTGTGTGAAAAGCCCGATGCGGCATCTGAGACTAACCCAGAGCAACCTAAGGAGCCAGCATCTGGCGGTGAAAAGCCCGCTACAGAACAGCCTCCAGTGCCACCTGCCGAAGCCGCACCACCACCGGAAACTGCTAGTGTGAGTTCGGATGTTGCTGACCACGAAAAGCAAGACGTGGCCCCTGATCATTTACCCGCCCAAGAAGGGACGGATCCTGTGGACCTGAGTCCTCAGCAAACAGTACAACTTGATAATGGCCTTGATCACATGATGGCATCGGTAGCCTCAGGATCCATGGCTGAAGTCAAAATAAACAATATCAACGGTCCTCAACCAATCAGCCGTGTTTCATCAGTCAGTAGTTTCTTGTCTGATGCATCTGATAGATCTACAATCGAACGGTCCTCGTTTGATCTTGTAGAGAAAATGCATTATCTCTTCGTCAGAGTAGTCAAAGCTAGATCTCTTCCGACCATGGGAAGGCCGGTCGTGAAGATTGTTGTTTCCGGCTGCCATATCATCTCAAAACCAGCCCGGAAAACCACTTTGTTCGAGTGGGACCAGACATTTGCTTTCAGTCGGGACGCACCAGATTGTTCCTCCATCCTGGAGATCTCTGTGTGGGACCCAATACACGCCATGTCAGGAGGCGGCTCGGCTGACGTGGCGGGGCATAACTTCCTAGGTGGGATTTGCTTTGACGTGAGTGAGATCCCACTGCGGGACCCACCCGACAGTCCGTTAGCCCCACAGTGGTACAGGTTGGAAGGAGGCGGAGCCCACAAGGGGGACCTCATGCTTGCCACGTGGGTTGGAACACAAGCTGACGAGTCGTTTCCTGAGGCGTGGAAGACCGACACCGCAGGTAATCCTAATTCCAAGTCAAAAGTCTACCAGTCCCCCAAGCTGTGGTATTTGAGGTCAACAATCATAGAAGCACAAGACATTTTTCCGTTAATGTCGTCAAAAGAGTCATCATTTCAAGTTAAAGTCCAACTGGGGTTTCAAGTCCAGAAAACGAAATCATCTGTCTCCAGTAACGGATCTCCGTCATGGAACGAAGATTTGGTATTTGTAGCAGCTGAACCGTTCACGGAGCACCCTCTGATGTTTTCCCTGATAGAAAACCGGCAACCTAAGGAACAAGTCATGCTAGGTGTCGCTAGCATACCGCTCGCGTCCATAGAGCGACGCGTTGATGATCGCAACGTGGTTTCCAGATGGCTCACACTTGAAGACCCGAAAGAAGCAAAAAGGGCGTACAAAGGCAGAGTCCACTTGAAGCTGTGTTTTGATGGTGGGTATCACGTGATGGACGAAGCCGCTCACGTGTGCAGTGACTACCGTCCAACCGCCAGGCAGCTTTGGAAGCCCCCTATTGGAACTGTTGAATTAGGAGTCATTGGGTGCAGAAATCTACTCCCTATGAAGACGATCAAGGGCAAGGGGTCTACAGATGCCTATGCGGTGGCGAAATATGGCAGCAAATGGGTGCGGACACGTACCATATCTGATAGTCTGGACCCCAAGTGGAATGAGCAGTATACATGGAGAGTCTATGATCCGTCAACTGTGTTGACAATCGGAGTATTTGACAGCTGGGAAGTACTAGAATCCGATGGCTCCAAAGAGTCGATGCGGCCGGATTTTCGTATAGGGAAAGTTCGCATTCGTATATCTACCTTGGGCACGGGCAAGGTGTACAGGAACACATTTCCTCTGTTTCTGTTGTCTAATAATTCGGGCCTGAAGAAGATGGGCGAGATTGAATTGGCGGTTAGGTTTGCACGTGCAACGCCCACGCTGGATTTCTTACACGTGTACTCTCAGCCATTGTTGCCGATGATGCACCACACGAAGCCACTCGGCATGGTCCAGCAGGAGGTGCTGAGGACGACGGCGGTGAAGATGGTGGCTGCACACTTATCCCGGTCGGAGCCACCGCTTCGCCGAGAAGTGGTGACCTACATGCTGGATGCAGACTCACATGCATTCAGCATGCGAAAGGTGCGCGCAAATTGGTTTAGGATCATCAACGTGATTGCGGGAGTGACTGACGTGGTGAAATGGCTGGACGACACGCGTTCCTGGAAGAATCCGACGGCCACCATTCTCGTACATGCGTTGCTGGTGATGCTGGTGTGGTTTCCGGACTTGATCGTCCCAACATTTGCATTCTACGTTTTCGTGGTGGGTGCATGGAACTATAGAGTTCGACCGCGCGATTCGCTCCCCCATTTTGATCCAAAGCTCTCGCTGGCGGAGTCCATCGATCGCGACGAAGTGGACGAGGAGTTCGATGCGATGCCGTGCGCGAGGGCGAATGAGGTGGTGCGGGCCAGGTACGACAAGCTGCGGATGCTGGGGGCACGTGTCCAGACGGTACTGGGTGATTTTGCCACGCAAGGGGAGCGACTGCAGGCTCTGGTGGCGTGGCGGGACCCACGTGCCACGGGGATCTTCATCGGGCTGTGCTTCGGGGTGTCGTTCATACTGTGTTTGGTGCCATCAAAAATGATAGCGATGGCCTTCGGGTTTTATTACCTGCGGCATCCCATATTCAGGGACAGAATGCCTTCCCCAGCTTTGAACTTCTTCAGAAGGCTGCCTTCGCTCTCTGATCGCATGCTGTAG